The following are from one region of the Chromobacterium phragmitis genome:
- a CDS encoding protein-methionine-sulfoxide reductase heme-binding subunit MsrQ, protein MTTLRMKLHAAPAGRRLAIGKALLFIACLLPLARAAWIVLMGEAVNPIEFITRSTGTWTLVWLLATLAMTPLRRFTGQAWPLKCRRMLGLFAFFYASLHFATYVWLDQFFDWQHILKDIAKRPFITIGFAAIVLMSPLALTSTQGWMRRLKRNWGKLHRLVYPVAVLAVLHYWWLVKLDITQPAIYGAVLVLLLGLRLWWRSRKA, encoded by the coding sequence ATGACGACGCTGCGCATGAAACTCCACGCCGCGCCGGCCGGACGCCGCCTCGCCATCGGCAAGGCGTTGCTGTTCATCGCCTGTCTGCTGCCGCTGGCGCGGGCTGCCTGGATCGTATTGATGGGCGAGGCGGTGAACCCGATCGAGTTCATCACCCGTTCCACCGGCACCTGGACGCTGGTGTGGCTGCTGGCCACGCTGGCGATGACGCCGCTGCGCCGTTTCACCGGCCAGGCCTGGCCTTTGAAGTGCCGGCGCATGCTGGGCCTGTTCGCCTTTTTCTACGCCAGCCTGCATTTCGCCACCTATGTCTGGCTGGACCAGTTCTTCGACTGGCAGCATATCTTGAAGGACATCGCCAAGCGGCCCTTCATTACCATAGGCTTCGCCGCCATCGTTTTGATGTCGCCGTTGGCGCTGACCTCCACCCAGGGCTGGATGAGGCGGCTGAAGCGCAATTGGGGCAAGCTGCACCGTCTGGTGTATCCGGTGGCGGTGCTGGCGGTGCTTCATTACTGGTGGCTGGTGAAACTGGACATCACCCAGCCCGCGATCTATGGCGCGGTGCTTGTCCTGCTGTTGGGGCTGCGCTTGTGGTGGCGGTCGCGCAAAGCTTGA
- a CDS encoding TIGR01212 family radical SAM protein (This family includes YhcC from E. coli K-12, an uncharacterized radical SAM protein.) — MDFTRHLHTFGHYLKRRFGETVHKLSLAGDFTCPNRDGTLDRGGCTFCNVRSFGRESAQLSISQQLAREKGKTDRARKYLAYFQAYTSTYAEVDTLRALYDEAVAGAGVVGLCVGTRPDCVPDAALDLLASYQDGGAEVWLELGLQTAHDRTQVLIRRGHGLDDYRDAVARAHARGLKVCAHLIAGLPGEDAEDAHATLRTVLDIGAEGVKLHPLMIVRGSRMAAQYRRGEVAPMGLDAYADLAADLIRHTPPEVVYHRISASAQAPTLIAPDWCGPRWAALQAIGERLARDGGQGSALGRAWRP, encoded by the coding sequence ATGGATTTCACCCGCCACCTCCACACCTTCGGCCATTACCTGAAACGACGCTTCGGCGAGACTGTGCACAAGCTGTCGCTGGCCGGCGATTTCACCTGCCCCAACCGCGACGGCACGCTGGATCGCGGCGGCTGCACCTTTTGCAATGTGCGCAGCTTCGGCCGCGAGTCGGCGCAGCTGTCCATTAGCCAGCAACTGGCGCGCGAAAAGGGCAAGACCGACCGGGCGCGGAAATACCTGGCCTATTTTCAGGCCTATACCAGCACCTATGCCGAGGTGGATACGCTGCGCGCGCTGTATGACGAGGCGGTGGCCGGCGCCGGCGTGGTGGGGCTATGCGTCGGCACCCGGCCGGACTGCGTGCCGGACGCCGCGCTGGACCTTCTGGCCTCGTACCAGGATGGCGGCGCCGAAGTATGGTTGGAGCTGGGGCTGCAGACCGCGCACGACCGCACCCAGGTCTTGATCCGTCGCGGCCATGGGCTGGACGACTACCGCGACGCCGTCGCCCGCGCCCACGCAAGAGGCCTCAAGGTGTGCGCGCATCTGATCGCCGGCCTGCCGGGCGAGGACGCGGAGGATGCCCATGCGACCCTGCGCACGGTGCTGGACATCGGCGCGGAGGGGGTGAAGCTGCATCCGCTGATGATAGTCCGAGGCAGCCGTATGGCCGCGCAATACCGGCGCGGCGAGGTCGCGCCGATGGGGCTGGACGCCTATGCCGACCTTGCCGCCGATCTGATCCGCCATACGCCGCCGGAGGTCGTCTATCACCGGATTTCGGCCTCCGCCCAGGCGCCGACGCTGATCGCGCCCGACTGGTGCGGGCCGCGCTGGGCCGCGCTGCAGGCGATAGGGGAGCGGCTGGCGCGGGATGGCGGGCAGGGCAGCGCGCTGGGGCGCGCTTGGCGGCCCTAG
- the msrP gene encoding protein-methionine-sulfoxide reductase catalytic subunit MsrP: MLIRKPADHSPSEITSESVYFNRRAFMLGAAGLLLSAETLAGLNAKKSPLSQLASNDKPNSLKDITSYNNFYEFGTGKSDPAASAGSLKTRPWSVLVDGEVAKPRHFSIEELLKFPLEERVYRLRCVEGWSMVIPWVGFPLASLIKQMNPTSRAKYVAFETLQRPGEMPGQRSPVLDWPYREGLRIDEAMHPLAILAVGLYGNVLPNQNGAPIRLVVPWKYGFKSIKSIVRIRLQETMPATSWNMANAREYGFYSNVNPDVDHPRWSQASERRIGEFFKRKTLPFNGYADQVAGLYRGMDLRKNY; the protein is encoded by the coding sequence ATGTTGATCCGCAAACCCGCCGACCATTCGCCGTCGGAAATCACCAGCGAATCGGTTTATTTCAATCGCCGCGCGTTCATGCTGGGCGCCGCCGGGTTATTGCTGTCCGCCGAGACGCTGGCCGGCCTCAACGCCAAAAAGAGCCCGCTGTCGCAACTGGCGTCCAACGACAAGCCCAACAGCCTGAAGGACATCACCAGCTACAACAATTTCTACGAGTTCGGCACTGGCAAGTCCGATCCGGCCGCCAGCGCCGGCAGCTTGAAAACGCGGCCTTGGAGCGTGCTGGTGGACGGCGAGGTGGCCAAGCCGCGTCATTTCTCCATCGAGGAGCTGCTGAAGTTTCCGCTGGAGGAGCGCGTCTACCGGCTGCGCTGCGTCGAGGGCTGGAGCATGGTCATTCCCTGGGTGGGCTTTCCGCTCGCCAGCCTGATCAAGCAGATGAATCCCACCTCGCGCGCCAAGTACGTGGCGTTCGAAACCTTGCAGCGGCCTGGCGAAATGCCCGGCCAGCGCTCTCCGGTGCTGGACTGGCCGTACCGCGAGGGCTTGCGCATCGACGAGGCCATGCACCCATTGGCGATTCTCGCCGTCGGCTTGTACGGCAATGTCCTGCCTAATCAGAACGGCGCGCCGATCCGGCTGGTGGTGCCGTGGAAGTACGGCTTCAAGAGCATCAAGTCCATCGTGCGCATCCGGCTGCAGGAAACGATGCCGGCCACCAGCTGGAATATGGCCAATGCCCGCGAGTACGGCTTCTATTCCAATGTGAATCCGGATGTCGACCACCCGCGCTGGAGCCAGGCGTCCGAACGCCGCATCGGAGAGTTTTTCAAGCGCAAGACGCTGCCGTTCAACGGCTACGCCGACCAGGTGGCCGGCTTGTACCGCGGCATGGACTTGAGGAAGAACTATTGA